The following proteins are co-located in the Molothrus ater isolate BHLD 08-10-18 breed brown headed cowbird chromosome 29, BPBGC_Mater_1.1, whole genome shotgun sequence genome:
- the LOC118696101 gene encoding ras-related protein Rab-11A-like: MSPLSPSLDGFRIVLIGDSGVGKSNLLSRFTRNEFNLESKSTIGVEFATRSIQVDNKTVKAQIWDTAGQERYRAITSAYYRGAVGALLVYDIAKYLTYENAERWLKELQDHADANIVIMLVGNKSDLRHLRAVPTDEARSFAEKHGLSFLETSALDSTNVETAFHNILSEIYHIVSQRQITGQPESEFGPSTSIEPIQVLPTQQEGRQAPCCQNI; this comes from the exons ATGAGCCCCCTGTCCCCGAGCTTGGATGGcttcagga TTGTGCTCATCGGGGACTCAGGGGTGGGCAAGAGCAACCTGCTGTCCCGCTTCACCCGCAACGAGTTCAACCTGGAGAGCAAGAGCACCATCGGGGTGGAGTTTGCCACCAGGAGCATCCAG GTGGACAACAAGACAGTGAAGGCTCAGATCTGGGACACAGCCGGGCAGGAGCGTTACCGGGCCATCACCTCCGC GTACTACCGAGGGGcagtgggagctctgctggTCTATGACATTGCCAAGTACCTGACGTACGAGAACGCAGAGCGctggctgaaggagctgcaggaccaCGCTGATGCCAACATTGTCATCATGCTGGTGGGCAACAAGAGTGACCTGAGGCACCTGAGGGCCGTGCCCACCGATGAGGCCAGGAGCTTTGCAG AGAAGCATGGGCTGTCCTTCCTTGAGACGTCCGCTCTGGATTCCACCAACGTGGAGACAGCTTTCCACAACATCCTCTCGG AGATCTACCACATCGTGTCGCAGAGGCAGATCACAGGACAGCCAGAGTCTGAGTTTGGCCCCTCCACCTCCATCGAGCCCATCCAGGTGCTGCCCACgcagcaggagggcaggcaggcCCCGTGCTGCCAGAACATCtga